In Chlorocebus sabaeus isolate Y175 chromosome 5, mChlSab1.0.hap1, whole genome shotgun sequence, one genomic interval encodes:
- the GSE1 gene encoding genetic suppressor element 1 isoform X8, producing MLGMKTWSSLLQNLRSSLSSESSPVSSPATNHSSPASTPKRVPMGPIIVPPGGHSVPSTPPVVTIAPTKTVNGVWRSESRQDAGSRSSSGGRERLIVEPPLPQEKAGGPAIPSHLLSTPYPFGLSPSSVVQDSRFPPLNLQRPVHHVVPPSTVTEDYLRSFRPYHTTDDLRMSSLPPLGLDPATAAAYYHPSYLAPHPFPHPAFRMDDSYCLSALRSPFYPIPTPGSLPPLHPSAMHLHLSGVRYPPELSHSSLAALHSERMSGLSAERLQMDEELRREREREREREADREREKEREREREKEREQEKEREREKERELERQREQRAREKELLAAKALEPAFLPVAELHGLRGHTTEERGKPSEQLTPTRAEKLKDAGLQAPKPVQHPLHPVATPHHTVPSLISNHGIFSLPSSSAATALLIQRTNEEEKWLARQRRLRQEKEDRQSQVSEFRQQVLEQHLDMGRPPVPVEVEHRPDSTTRPGPNRHEPGGRDPPQHFGGPPPLISPKPQLHAAPTALWNPVSLMDNTLETRRAESHSVHSHPAAFEPSRQAAVPLVKVERVFCPEKAEEGPRKREPTPLDKYQPPPPPPREGGSLEHQPFPPGPGPFLAELEKSTQTILGQQRASLPQAATFGELSGPLKPGSPYRPPAPRAPDPAYIYDEFLQQRRRLVSKLDLEERRRREAQEKGYYYDLDDSYDESDEEEVRAHLRCVAEQPPLKLDTSSEKLEFLQLFGLTTQQQKEELVAQKRRKRRRMLRERSPSPPTVQSKRQTPSPRLALSTRYSPDEMNNSPNFEEKKKFLTIFNLTHISAEKRKDKERLVEMLRAMKQKALSAAVADSLTNSPRDSPAVSLSEPATQQASLDVEKPVGVAASLSDVPKAMEPGKLEQVRPQELSRIQELAPASGEKARLSEAPGGKKSLSMLHYIRGAASKDIPVPLSHSTNGKSKPWEPFVAEEFAHQFHESVLQSTQKALQKHKGSMAVLSAEQNHKVDTSVHYNIPELQSSSRAPPPQHNGQQEPPTVRKGPPTQEMDRDSEEEEEEEDEDGEDDEEAPRRKWQGIEAIFEAYQEHIEEQNLERQVLQTQCRRLEARHYSLSLTAEQLSHSVAELRSQKQKMVSERERLQAELDHLRKCLALPAMHWPRGYLKGYPR from the exons GGTCCTCACTGAGCAGCGAGTCGTCCCCCGTGTCCTCTCCGGCCACCAACCATAGCTCCCCTGCCAGCACACCCAAGCGCGTGCCCATGGGCCCTATCATCGTCCCCCCTGGGGGCCACAGCGTGCCCAGCACACCCCCCGTGGTGACCATCGCTCCAACCAAAACCGTCAATGGCGTCTGGAGGAGTGAAAGCCGGCAG GACGCCGGCTCCAGGAGCAGCAGTGGAGGTCGGGAACGCCTCATTGTGGAGCCCCCGCTCCCCCAGGAGAAGGCAGGGGGCCCAGCCATCCCCTCGCACCTGCTCAGCACCCCCTACCCTTTCGGCCTCTCCCCCAGCTCGGTTGTGCAGGATTCCCGCTTCCCACCACTCAA CCTCCAGCGGCCTGTGCACCACGTGGTGCCCCCCAGCACCGTGACCGAGGACTACCTGAGAAGCTTCCGGCCCTACCACACCACTGACGACCTCCGCATGTCCTCGCTGCCTCCCCTCGGCCTGGACCCGGCCACTGCTGCAGCCTACTACCACCCCAGCTACCTGGCCCcacaccccttcccccacccgGCCTTCAG GATGGATGACTCCTACTGCCTGTCCGCCCTGAGGTCCCCGTTctaccccatccccacccccggCTCCCTGCCCCCGCTGCACCCATCAGCGATGCACCTCCACCTCTCCGGGGTCCGCTACCCCCCCGAGCTCTCCCACTCATCCCTGGCAGCGCTGCACTCGGAGCGCATGTCCGGCCTCAGTGCGGAGAG GCTGCAGATGGACGAGGAGCTAAGGCGGGAGAGGGAGCGTGAGCGTGAGCGTGAGGCTGACCGCGAGCGGGAGAAGGAACGTGAGCGCGAACGCGAGAAGGAGCGCGAGCAAGAGAAGGAGCGTGAGCGTGAGAAGGAGCGCGAGCTGGAGCGCCAGCGGGAGCAGCGGGCCCGGGAGAAGGAGCTGCTGGCCGCCAAGGCCCTGGAGCCCGCCTTCCTGCCTGTGGCCGAGCTGCATGGGCTGCGTGGCCATACCACTGAGGAGCGGGGCAAGCCCTCGGAGCAGCTGACCCCAACCCGAGCAG AGAAGCTGAAGGATGCCGGCCTGCAGGCGCCCAAGCCTGTGCAACACCCCTTGCATCCGGTGGCCACCCCACACCACACGGTGCCGAGCCTCATCTCCAACCATGGCATCTTCTCTCTGCCGAGCAGCAGTGCTGCTACCGCCCTGCTGATCCAGCGCACCAACGAAGAGGAGAAGTGGCTGGCGCGGCAGCGGCGGCTGCGGCAGGAGAAGGAGGACCGGCAGTCTCAGGTGTCGGAGTTCCGGCAGCAAGTGCTGGAACAGCACCTGGACATGGGCCGACCCCCGGTGCCGGTGGAGGTGGAGCACAGGCCAGACAGCACCACCAG GCCAGGACCAAACCGTCACGAGCCAGGTGGCCGCGACCCTccgcagcactttggggggccaccACCTCTGATTTCACCCAAGCCCCAGCTCCATGCTGCACCCACGGCCCTCTGGAACCCCGTGTCCCTGATGGACAACACCTTGGAGACACGGCGGGCCGAGAGCCACTCTGTGCACAGTCATCCGGCTGCATTTGAGCCCAGCCGCCAGGCAGCCGTGCCGCTGGTGAAGGTGGAGCGGGTCTTCTGCCCAGAGAAAGCAGAGGAGGGGCCACGGAAGCGTGAGCCCACCCCCCTGGACAAGTACCAACCACCTCCGCCGCCACCACGAGAGGGAGGGAGCCTGGAGCACCAGCCCTTCCCGCCTGGGCCTGGGCCCTTCCTGGCTGAGCTCGAGAAGTCCACCCAGACCATCCTGGGCCAGCAGCGGGCCTCCCTCCCACAGGCAGCCACCTTCGGGGAGCTCAGCGGACCCCTGAAGCCTGGCTCGCCCTACCGGCCCCCAGCTCCACGGGCCCCCGACCCCGCCTACATCTACGATGAGTTCCTGCAGCAGCGCCGGAGGCTGGTCAGCAAGCTGGATCTGGAGGAGCGCAGGCGGCGGGAGGCCCAGGAGAAAG GGTACTACTACGACCTCGATGACTCTTATGATGAGAGCGATGAGGAGGAGGTCAGGGCCCACCTCCGCTGCGTGGCCGAGCAGCCGCCCCTCAAACTGGACACGTCCTCCGAG AAGCTAGAGTTTTTGCAACTTTTTGGCTTGACCACCCAACAGCAGAAGGAGGAACTGGTGGCCCAGAAGCGCAGGAAGCGGCGGCGGATGTTGAGAGAGAGAAGCCCGTCGCCCCCAACGGTTCAGAGCAAGCGGCAGACGCCTTCGCCGAGACTGGCGCTGTCCACCCGCTACAGCCCTGACGAGATGAACAACAGTCCCAACTTCGAAGAAAAGAAGAAGTTCCTGACCATCTTCAACCTGACCCACATCAGCGCCGAGAAGAGGAAAG ACAAAGAGAGACTTGTTGAAATGCTCCGTGCCATGAAGCAGAAGGCACTGTCAGCAGCAGTGGCCGACTCCTTGACAAACTCTCCGAGGGACAGTCCTGCCGTCTCCCTGAGTG aaCCAGCCACTCAGCAAGCCTCTCTGGATGTGGAGAAGCCGGTGGGGGTTGCTGCTTCCTTGTCTGACGTCCCAAAGGCCATGGAGCCTGGGAAGCTGGAACAGGTTCGGCCCCAGGAGCTGTCGAGAATCCAGGAGCTAGCTCCTGCCAGTGGGGAGAAGGCCAGGCTGAGCGAGGCCCCTGGAGGCAAGAAGAGCCTGAGCATGCTTCACTACATCCGGGGCGCTGCATCCAAGGACATTCCTGTGCCGCTATCCCACAGCACCAATGGGAAGAGCAAGCCGTGGGAGCCCTTTGTGGCAGAAGAGTTTGCACATCAGTTCCACGAGTCAGTGCTGCAGTCCACCCAGAAGGCCCTGCAGAAGCATAAAG GGAGCATGGCTGTGCTGTCTGCAGAGCAGAACCACAAGGTTGACACGTCCGTCCACTACAACATTCCCGAGCTGCAGTCCTCCAGCCGCGCCCCTCCACCCCAGCACAATGGACAGCAGGAGCCCCCCACTGTGAGGAAGGGCCCCCCAACCCAGGAGATGGACCGGGACtcggaagaggaggaagaggaggaggatgaagatgGAGAAGATGATGAGGAAGCCCCAAGACGCAAGTGGCAAGGGATTGAGGCCATTTTTGAAGCTTACCAGGAACACATAGAAG
- the GSE1 gene encoding genetic suppressor element 1 isoform X9: MFGLKPPLYYLPGSSLSSESSPVSSPATNHSSPASTPKRVPMGPIIVPPGGHSVPSTPPVVTIAPTKTVNGVWRSESRQDAGSRSSSGGRERLIVEPPLPQEKAGGPAIPSHLLSTPYPFGLSPSSVVQDSRFPPLNLQRPVHHVVPPSTVTEDYLRSFRPYHTTDDLRMSSLPPLGLDPATAAAYYHPSYLAPHPFPHPAFRMDDSYCLSALRSPFYPIPTPGSLPPLHPSAMHLHLSGVRYPPELSHSSLAALHSERMSGLSAERLQMDEELRREREREREREADREREKEREREREKEREQEKEREREKERELERQREQRAREKELLAAKALEPAFLPVAELHGLRGHTTEERGKPSEQLTPTRAEKLKDAGLQAPKPVQHPLHPVATPHHTVPSLISNHGIFSLPSSSAATALLIQRTNEEEKWLARQRRLRQEKEDRQSQVSEFRQQVLEQHLDMGRPPVPVEVEHRPDSTTRPGPNRHEPGGRDPPQHFGGPPPLISPKPQLHAAPTALWNPVSLMDNTLETRRAESHSVHSHPAAFEPSRQAAVPLVKVERVFCPEKAEEGPRKREPTPLDKYQPPPPPPREGGSLEHQPFPPGPGPFLAELEKSTQTILGQQRASLPQAATFGELSGPLKPGSPYRPPAPRAPDPAYIYDEFLQQRRRLVSKLDLEERRRREAQEKGYYYDLDDSYDESDEEEVRAHLRCVAEQPPLKLDTSSEKLEFLQLFGLTTQQQKEELVAQKRRKRRRMLRERSPSPPTVQSKRQTPSPRLALSTRYSPDEMNNSPNFEEKKKFLTIFNLTHISAEKRKDKERLVEMLRAMKQKALSAAVADSLTNSPRDSPAVSLSEPATQQASLDVEKPVGVAASLSDVPKAMEPGKLEQVRPQELSRIQELAPASGEKARLSEAPGGKKSLSMLHYIRGAASKDIPVPLSHSTNGKSKPWEPFVAEEFAHQFHESVLQSTQKALQKHKGSMAVLSAEQNHKVDTSVHYNIPELQSSSRAPPPQHNGQQEPPTVRKGPPTQEMDRDSEEEEEEEDEDGEDDEEAPRRKWQGIEAIFEAYQEHIEEQNLERQVLQTQCRRLEARHYSLSLTAEQLSHSVAELRSQKQKMVSERERLQAELDHLRKCLALPAMHWPRGYLKGYPR, translated from the exons GGTCCTCACTGAGCAGCGAGTCGTCCCCCGTGTCCTCTCCGGCCACCAACCATAGCTCCCCTGCCAGCACACCCAAGCGCGTGCCCATGGGCCCTATCATCGTCCCCCCTGGGGGCCACAGCGTGCCCAGCACACCCCCCGTGGTGACCATCGCTCCAACCAAAACCGTCAATGGCGTCTGGAGGAGTGAAAGCCGGCAG GACGCCGGCTCCAGGAGCAGCAGTGGAGGTCGGGAACGCCTCATTGTGGAGCCCCCGCTCCCCCAGGAGAAGGCAGGGGGCCCAGCCATCCCCTCGCACCTGCTCAGCACCCCCTACCCTTTCGGCCTCTCCCCCAGCTCGGTTGTGCAGGATTCCCGCTTCCCACCACTCAA CCTCCAGCGGCCTGTGCACCACGTGGTGCCCCCCAGCACCGTGACCGAGGACTACCTGAGAAGCTTCCGGCCCTACCACACCACTGACGACCTCCGCATGTCCTCGCTGCCTCCCCTCGGCCTGGACCCGGCCACTGCTGCAGCCTACTACCACCCCAGCTACCTGGCCCcacaccccttcccccacccgGCCTTCAG GATGGATGACTCCTACTGCCTGTCCGCCCTGAGGTCCCCGTTctaccccatccccacccccggCTCCCTGCCCCCGCTGCACCCATCAGCGATGCACCTCCACCTCTCCGGGGTCCGCTACCCCCCCGAGCTCTCCCACTCATCCCTGGCAGCGCTGCACTCGGAGCGCATGTCCGGCCTCAGTGCGGAGAG GCTGCAGATGGACGAGGAGCTAAGGCGGGAGAGGGAGCGTGAGCGTGAGCGTGAGGCTGACCGCGAGCGGGAGAAGGAACGTGAGCGCGAACGCGAGAAGGAGCGCGAGCAAGAGAAGGAGCGTGAGCGTGAGAAGGAGCGCGAGCTGGAGCGCCAGCGGGAGCAGCGGGCCCGGGAGAAGGAGCTGCTGGCCGCCAAGGCCCTGGAGCCCGCCTTCCTGCCTGTGGCCGAGCTGCATGGGCTGCGTGGCCATACCACTGAGGAGCGGGGCAAGCCCTCGGAGCAGCTGACCCCAACCCGAGCAG AGAAGCTGAAGGATGCCGGCCTGCAGGCGCCCAAGCCTGTGCAACACCCCTTGCATCCGGTGGCCACCCCACACCACACGGTGCCGAGCCTCATCTCCAACCATGGCATCTTCTCTCTGCCGAGCAGCAGTGCTGCTACCGCCCTGCTGATCCAGCGCACCAACGAAGAGGAGAAGTGGCTGGCGCGGCAGCGGCGGCTGCGGCAGGAGAAGGAGGACCGGCAGTCTCAGGTGTCGGAGTTCCGGCAGCAAGTGCTGGAACAGCACCTGGACATGGGCCGACCCCCGGTGCCGGTGGAGGTGGAGCACAGGCCAGACAGCACCACCAG GCCAGGACCAAACCGTCACGAGCCAGGTGGCCGCGACCCTccgcagcactttggggggccaccACCTCTGATTTCACCCAAGCCCCAGCTCCATGCTGCACCCACGGCCCTCTGGAACCCCGTGTCCCTGATGGACAACACCTTGGAGACACGGCGGGCCGAGAGCCACTCTGTGCACAGTCATCCGGCTGCATTTGAGCCCAGCCGCCAGGCAGCCGTGCCGCTGGTGAAGGTGGAGCGGGTCTTCTGCCCAGAGAAAGCAGAGGAGGGGCCACGGAAGCGTGAGCCCACCCCCCTGGACAAGTACCAACCACCTCCGCCGCCACCACGAGAGGGAGGGAGCCTGGAGCACCAGCCCTTCCCGCCTGGGCCTGGGCCCTTCCTGGCTGAGCTCGAGAAGTCCACCCAGACCATCCTGGGCCAGCAGCGGGCCTCCCTCCCACAGGCAGCCACCTTCGGGGAGCTCAGCGGACCCCTGAAGCCTGGCTCGCCCTACCGGCCCCCAGCTCCACGGGCCCCCGACCCCGCCTACATCTACGATGAGTTCCTGCAGCAGCGCCGGAGGCTGGTCAGCAAGCTGGATCTGGAGGAGCGCAGGCGGCGGGAGGCCCAGGAGAAAG GGTACTACTACGACCTCGATGACTCTTATGATGAGAGCGATGAGGAGGAGGTCAGGGCCCACCTCCGCTGCGTGGCCGAGCAGCCGCCCCTCAAACTGGACACGTCCTCCGAG AAGCTAGAGTTTTTGCAACTTTTTGGCTTGACCACCCAACAGCAGAAGGAGGAACTGGTGGCCCAGAAGCGCAGGAAGCGGCGGCGGATGTTGAGAGAGAGAAGCCCGTCGCCCCCAACGGTTCAGAGCAAGCGGCAGACGCCTTCGCCGAGACTGGCGCTGTCCACCCGCTACAGCCCTGACGAGATGAACAACAGTCCCAACTTCGAAGAAAAGAAGAAGTTCCTGACCATCTTCAACCTGACCCACATCAGCGCCGAGAAGAGGAAAG ACAAAGAGAGACTTGTTGAAATGCTCCGTGCCATGAAGCAGAAGGCACTGTCAGCAGCAGTGGCCGACTCCTTGACAAACTCTCCGAGGGACAGTCCTGCCGTCTCCCTGAGTG aaCCAGCCACTCAGCAAGCCTCTCTGGATGTGGAGAAGCCGGTGGGGGTTGCTGCTTCCTTGTCTGACGTCCCAAAGGCCATGGAGCCTGGGAAGCTGGAACAGGTTCGGCCCCAGGAGCTGTCGAGAATCCAGGAGCTAGCTCCTGCCAGTGGGGAGAAGGCCAGGCTGAGCGAGGCCCCTGGAGGCAAGAAGAGCCTGAGCATGCTTCACTACATCCGGGGCGCTGCATCCAAGGACATTCCTGTGCCGCTATCCCACAGCACCAATGGGAAGAGCAAGCCGTGGGAGCCCTTTGTGGCAGAAGAGTTTGCACATCAGTTCCACGAGTCAGTGCTGCAGTCCACCCAGAAGGCCCTGCAGAAGCATAAAG GGAGCATGGCTGTGCTGTCTGCAGAGCAGAACCACAAGGTTGACACGTCCGTCCACTACAACATTCCCGAGCTGCAGTCCTCCAGCCGCGCCCCTCCACCCCAGCACAATGGACAGCAGGAGCCCCCCACTGTGAGGAAGGGCCCCCCAACCCAGGAGATGGACCGGGACtcggaagaggaggaagaggaggaggatgaagatgGAGAAGATGATGAGGAAGCCCCAAGACGCAAGTGGCAAGGGATTGAGGCCATTTTTGAAGCTTACCAGGAACACATAGAAG
- the GSE1 gene encoding genetic suppressor element 1 isoform X7 — MSHEPKSPSLGMLSTATRTTATVNPLTPSPLNGALVPSGSPATSSALSAQAAPSSSFAAALRKLAKQAEEPRGSSLSSESSPVSSPATNHSSPASTPKRVPMGPIIVPPGGHSVPSTPPVVTIAPTKTVNGVWRSESRQDAGSRSSSGGRERLIVEPPLPQEKAGGPAIPSHLLSTPYPFGLSPSSVVQDSRFPPLNLQRPVHHVVPPSTVTEDYLRSFRPYHTTDDLRMSSLPPLGLDPATAAAYYHPSYLAPHPFPHPAFRMDDSYCLSALRSPFYPIPTPGSLPPLHPSAMHLHLSGVRYPPELSHSSLAALHSERMSGLSAERLQMDEELRREREREREREADREREKEREREREKEREQEKEREREKERELERQREQRAREKELLAAKALEPAFLPVAELHGLRGHTTEERGKPSEQLTPTRAEKLKDAGLQAPKPVQHPLHPVATPHHTVPSLISNHGIFSLPSSSAATALLIQRTNEEEKWLARQRRLRQEKEDRQSQVSEFRQQVLEQHLDMGRPPVPVEVEHRPDSTTRPGPNRHEPGGRDPPQHFGGPPPLISPKPQLHAAPTALWNPVSLMDNTLETRRAESHSVHSHPAAFEPSRQAAVPLVKVERVFCPEKAEEGPRKREPTPLDKYQPPPPPPREGGSLEHQPFPPGPGPFLAELEKSTQTILGQQRASLPQAATFGELSGPLKPGSPYRPPAPRAPDPAYIYDEFLQQRRRLVSKLDLEERRRREAQEKGYYYDLDDSYDESDEEEVRAHLRCVAEQPPLKLDTSSEKLEFLQLFGLTTQQQKEELVAQKRRKRRRMLRERSPSPPTVQSKRQTPSPRLALSTRYSPDEMNNSPNFEEKKKFLTIFNLTHISAEKRKDKERLVEMLRAMKQKALSAAVADSLTNSPRDSPAVSLSEPATQQASLDVEKPVGVAASLSDVPKAMEPGKLEQVRPQELSRIQELAPASGEKARLSEAPGGKKSLSMLHYIRGAASKDIPVPLSHSTNGKSKPWEPFVAEEFAHQFHESVLQSTQKALQKHKGSMAVLSAEQNHKVDTSVHYNIPELQSSSRAPPPQHNGQQEPPTVRKGPPTQEMDRDSEEEEEEEDEDGEDDEEAPRRKWQGIEAIFEAYQEHIEEQNLERQVLQTQCRRLEARHYSLSLTAEQLSHSVAELRSQKQKMVSERERLQAELDHLRKCLALPAMHWPRGYLKGYPR, encoded by the exons atgagccatgagccCAAGTCCCCTTCGCTAGGGATGCTTTCCACCGCGACCAGGACCACCGCCACCGTCAACCCCCTCACCCCCTCGCCGCTCAATGGCGCCCTGGTGCCCAGCGGCAGCCCCGCCACCAGCAGCGCGCTGTCGGCCCAGGCCGCGCCATCCTCCAGCTTTGCCGCCGCGCTGCGCAAGCTCGCCAAACAGGCGGAGGAGCCCAGAG GGTCCTCACTGAGCAGCGAGTCGTCCCCCGTGTCCTCTCCGGCCACCAACCATAGCTCCCCTGCCAGCACACCCAAGCGCGTGCCCATGGGCCCTATCATCGTCCCCCCTGGGGGCCACAGCGTGCCCAGCACACCCCCCGTGGTGACCATCGCTCCAACCAAAACCGTCAATGGCGTCTGGAGGAGTGAAAGCCGGCAG GACGCCGGCTCCAGGAGCAGCAGTGGAGGTCGGGAACGCCTCATTGTGGAGCCCCCGCTCCCCCAGGAGAAGGCAGGGGGCCCAGCCATCCCCTCGCACCTGCTCAGCACCCCCTACCCTTTCGGCCTCTCCCCCAGCTCGGTTGTGCAGGATTCCCGCTTCCCACCACTCAA CCTCCAGCGGCCTGTGCACCACGTGGTGCCCCCCAGCACCGTGACCGAGGACTACCTGAGAAGCTTCCGGCCCTACCACACCACTGACGACCTCCGCATGTCCTCGCTGCCTCCCCTCGGCCTGGACCCGGCCACTGCTGCAGCCTACTACCACCCCAGCTACCTGGCCCcacaccccttcccccacccgGCCTTCAG GATGGATGACTCCTACTGCCTGTCCGCCCTGAGGTCCCCGTTctaccccatccccacccccggCTCCCTGCCCCCGCTGCACCCATCAGCGATGCACCTCCACCTCTCCGGGGTCCGCTACCCCCCCGAGCTCTCCCACTCATCCCTGGCAGCGCTGCACTCGGAGCGCATGTCCGGCCTCAGTGCGGAGAG GCTGCAGATGGACGAGGAGCTAAGGCGGGAGAGGGAGCGTGAGCGTGAGCGTGAGGCTGACCGCGAGCGGGAGAAGGAACGTGAGCGCGAACGCGAGAAGGAGCGCGAGCAAGAGAAGGAGCGTGAGCGTGAGAAGGAGCGCGAGCTGGAGCGCCAGCGGGAGCAGCGGGCCCGGGAGAAGGAGCTGCTGGCCGCCAAGGCCCTGGAGCCCGCCTTCCTGCCTGTGGCCGAGCTGCATGGGCTGCGTGGCCATACCACTGAGGAGCGGGGCAAGCCCTCGGAGCAGCTGACCCCAACCCGAGCAG AGAAGCTGAAGGATGCCGGCCTGCAGGCGCCCAAGCCTGTGCAACACCCCTTGCATCCGGTGGCCACCCCACACCACACGGTGCCGAGCCTCATCTCCAACCATGGCATCTTCTCTCTGCCGAGCAGCAGTGCTGCTACCGCCCTGCTGATCCAGCGCACCAACGAAGAGGAGAAGTGGCTGGCGCGGCAGCGGCGGCTGCGGCAGGAGAAGGAGGACCGGCAGTCTCAGGTGTCGGAGTTCCGGCAGCAAGTGCTGGAACAGCACCTGGACATGGGCCGACCCCCGGTGCCGGTGGAGGTGGAGCACAGGCCAGACAGCACCACCAG GCCAGGACCAAACCGTCACGAGCCAGGTGGCCGCGACCCTccgcagcactttggggggccaccACCTCTGATTTCACCCAAGCCCCAGCTCCATGCTGCACCCACGGCCCTCTGGAACCCCGTGTCCCTGATGGACAACACCTTGGAGACACGGCGGGCCGAGAGCCACTCTGTGCACAGTCATCCGGCTGCATTTGAGCCCAGCCGCCAGGCAGCCGTGCCGCTGGTGAAGGTGGAGCGGGTCTTCTGCCCAGAGAAAGCAGAGGAGGGGCCACGGAAGCGTGAGCCCACCCCCCTGGACAAGTACCAACCACCTCCGCCGCCACCACGAGAGGGAGGGAGCCTGGAGCACCAGCCCTTCCCGCCTGGGCCTGGGCCCTTCCTGGCTGAGCTCGAGAAGTCCACCCAGACCATCCTGGGCCAGCAGCGGGCCTCCCTCCCACAGGCAGCCACCTTCGGGGAGCTCAGCGGACCCCTGAAGCCTGGCTCGCCCTACCGGCCCCCAGCTCCACGGGCCCCCGACCCCGCCTACATCTACGATGAGTTCCTGCAGCAGCGCCGGAGGCTGGTCAGCAAGCTGGATCTGGAGGAGCGCAGGCGGCGGGAGGCCCAGGAGAAAG GGTACTACTACGACCTCGATGACTCTTATGATGAGAGCGATGAGGAGGAGGTCAGGGCCCACCTCCGCTGCGTGGCCGAGCAGCCGCCCCTCAAACTGGACACGTCCTCCGAG AAGCTAGAGTTTTTGCAACTTTTTGGCTTGACCACCCAACAGCAGAAGGAGGAACTGGTGGCCCAGAAGCGCAGGAAGCGGCGGCGGATGTTGAGAGAGAGAAGCCCGTCGCCCCCAACGGTTCAGAGCAAGCGGCAGACGCCTTCGCCGAGACTGGCGCTGTCCACCCGCTACAGCCCTGACGAGATGAACAACAGTCCCAACTTCGAAGAAAAGAAGAAGTTCCTGACCATCTTCAACCTGACCCACATCAGCGCCGAGAAGAGGAAAG ACAAAGAGAGACTTGTTGAAATGCTCCGTGCCATGAAGCAGAAGGCACTGTCAGCAGCAGTGGCCGACTCCTTGACAAACTCTCCGAGGGACAGTCCTGCCGTCTCCCTGAGTG aaCCAGCCACTCAGCAAGCCTCTCTGGATGTGGAGAAGCCGGTGGGGGTTGCTGCTTCCTTGTCTGACGTCCCAAAGGCCATGGAGCCTGGGAAGCTGGAACAGGTTCGGCCCCAGGAGCTGTCGAGAATCCAGGAGCTAGCTCCTGCCAGTGGGGAGAAGGCCAGGCTGAGCGAGGCCCCTGGAGGCAAGAAGAGCCTGAGCATGCTTCACTACATCCGGGGCGCTGCATCCAAGGACATTCCTGTGCCGCTATCCCACAGCACCAATGGGAAGAGCAAGCCGTGGGAGCCCTTTGTGGCAGAAGAGTTTGCACATCAGTTCCACGAGTCAGTGCTGCAGTCCACCCAGAAGGCCCTGCAGAAGCATAAAG GGAGCATGGCTGTGCTGTCTGCAGAGCAGAACCACAAGGTTGACACGTCCGTCCACTACAACATTCCCGAGCTGCAGTCCTCCAGCCGCGCCCCTCCACCCCAGCACAATGGACAGCAGGAGCCCCCCACTGTGAGGAAGGGCCCCCCAACCCAGGAGATGGACCGGGACtcggaagaggaggaagaggaggaggatgaagatgGAGAAGATGATGAGGAAGCCCCAAGACGCAAGTGGCAAGGGATTGAGGCCATTTTTGAAGCTTACCAGGAACACATAGAAG